One Ranitomeya imitator isolate aRanImi1 chromosome 1, aRanImi1.pri, whole genome shotgun sequence DNA window includes the following coding sequences:
- the STBD1 gene encoding starch-binding domain-containing protein 1, translating into MWPVLAIGIFTAIVAWIWYLGSGERKEPEAPVQETAVPAGSGPEDGRPACGEQESARSKSSTTAEPNLSGADPCEHGAPCPKIQAQNETKEEDPSDVDPLDLKVQSSVKAESNLSPSVLAEVGAGERLAEVGAGERLAEVGAGERLAEVGAGERLAEVGAGERLAEVGAGERLAEVGAGERLAEVGAGERLAEVGAGERLAEVGAGERLAEVGAGERLAEVGAGERLAEVGAGERLAEVARSVQHEGDTQEHKAPALPADIEQRPTDLEPDFQEHLPDATEGEELQADLLGAPTAAQSCPGVGTHSTGILAAGSTLSDGDQGVGEAVICPPVMAPAAERGLGDSGSTCRSDLGKAPGHQGDGEERVNGEAETGPGGQLENSSFVKENAIDVLESEESLKQEPYHEISMSSDIDQFIKDESLEKCDIKRTSECNDILKPSARSQEDVDVFDDNLNTSTSEALCDFQKLGTYPEGSSMEMHSLFNQEKAMSGLGSSNTNEKNSVYGSSEANINEADNQKTKKVATIQPMPQNVNFGLKVHYITHSDSQIIAVTGDHEKLGKWETYVPLTSGKDGFWSHSMTLPADTNVAWKFIMVEHGKIRRWEECNNRLLKITHEDIEGQLFWGYPIM; encoded by the exons ATGTGGCCGGTTCTGGCGATAGGGATCTTCACAGCCATTGTCGCGTGGATCTGGTACCTGGGAAGTGGAGAGAGAAAAGAACCGGAGGCTCCGGTGCAAGAAACTGCTGTGCCCGCGGGGAGCGGTCCGGAGGATGGACGCCCAGCCTGTGGCGAGCAGGAGAGCGCACGGTCCAAGTCCAGTACTACTGCAGAGCCCAACCTCAGCGGCGCTGATCCCTGCGAACATGGCGCTCCTTGCCCCAAAATCCAAGCCCAGAACGAAACTAAAGAGGAAGATCCGTCTGATGTGGATCCGCTTGACCTGAAGGTACAAAGCAGTGTAAAGGCTGAAAGCAATCTCTCTCCGAGTGTGCTGGCGGAGGTCGGTGCTGGCGAGCGGCTGGCGGAGGTCGGTGCTGGCGAGCGGCTGGCGGAGGTCGGTGCTGGCGAGCGGCTGGCGGAGGTCGGTGCTGGCGAGCGGCTGGCGGAGGTCGGTGCTGGCGAGCGGCTGGCGGAGGTCGGTGCTGGCGAGCGGCTGGCGGAGGTCGGTGCTGGCGAGCGGCTGGCGGAGGTCGGTGCTGGCGAGCGGCTGGCGGAGGTCGGTGCTGGCGAGCGGCTGGCGGAGGTCGGTGCTGGCGAGCGGCTGGCGGAGGTCGGTGCTGGCGAGCGGCTGGCGGAGGTCGGTGCTGGCGAGCGGCTGGCGGAGGTCGGTGCTGGCGAGCGGCTGGCGGAGGTCGCACGGAGCGTGCAGCATGAAGGTGACACACAGGAGCATAAAGCTCCGGCGCTCCCTGCAGACATAGAGCAGCGCCCCACAGATCTGGAGCCGGACTTCCAGGAGCACCTGCCAGATGCCACAGAGGGGGAAGAGCTACAAGCGGATCTACTGGGGGCTCCGACCGCTGCACAGAGCTGCCCTGGGGTGGGCACCCACAGCACCGGGATCTTGGCAGCAGGGAGCACGCTTAGTGACGGTGACCAGGGGGTCGGTGAAGCCGTGATCTGTCCTCCGGTAATGGCTCCTGCAGCTGAGCGCGGCCTTGGTGACTCCGGTAGCACCTGCAGGTCGGATCTGGGGAAAGCGCCTGGGCACCAGGGTGACGGTGAAGAGAGGGTTAATGGAGAAGCCGAAACTGGACCAG gtgGCCAACTGGAAAATTCATCTTTTGTGAAAGAAAATGCCATCGACGTCTTGGAGAGTGAAGAGTCCTTAAAGCAAGAGCCGTATCATGAGATCAGCATGTCAAGTGATATTGATCAGTTTATTAAAGATGAAAGTCTAGAGAAATGTGACATCAAGAGAACATCTGAGTGCAATGACATTTTAAAGCCTTCTGCCAGATCACAAGAAGATGTTGACGTCTTTGATGACAACTTAAATACATCTACTTCTGAGGCATTATGCGATTTCCAGAAACTAGGAACTTACCCGGAGGGTTcttcaatggagatgcacagcctgTTCAACCAGGAGAAGGCCATGTCTGGTCTCGGCAGTTCAAACACCAACGAGAAGAACTCTGTTTACGGTTCATCAGAGGCAAATATCAATGAAGCTGACAATCAGAAGACCAAAAAGGTTGCTACTATTCAGCCCATGCCACAGAATGTGAATTTTGGCTTAAAGGTCCACTACATTACACACTCTGACTCCCAAATTATTGCGGTCACTGGAGATCATGAGAAACTTGGCAAATGGGAGACGTATGTCCCCCTGACCTCTGGAAAGGATGGCTTTTGGTCACATTCGATGACATTGCCTGCAGACACTAATGTTGCTTGGAAGTTCATAATGGTTGAACATGGAAAGATTAGACGTTGGGAAGAATGTAACAATAGACTTCTGAAGATTACACATGAAGATATTGAAGGTCAACTATTCTGGGGTTACCCAATAATGTAA